One Bradyrhizobium sp. ISRA464 genomic window carries:
- a CDS encoding phosphoribosylanthranilate isomerase — protein MSLLVKICGLSTRETLDVALDAGADMVGFVFFPPSPRHISLEVAGDLGSRAKGRAVKVALTVDADDATLENIVETLRPDILQLHGKETTARLRDIRQKFGLPLMKALPVETAADLAPLPGYAGVADRILFDARAPKGATRPGGLGATFDWHVLENLDLALPYMVSGGLHADNVAEAVTVTRAGGVDVSSGVERSPGVKDPDLIRAFIRAARAAVSTSALPVYGDRSTAQRTGG, from the coding sequence ATGTCGCTGCTTGTCAAAATCTGTGGCTTGTCCACGCGCGAGACGCTCGACGTCGCGCTTGACGCCGGCGCCGACATGGTTGGCTTCGTGTTCTTTCCGCCGTCGCCTCGGCATATCAGCCTGGAGGTCGCGGGCGACCTCGGCAGCCGCGCCAAGGGCCGCGCGGTGAAGGTCGCGCTGACCGTCGATGCCGATGACGCGACCCTGGAAAACATCGTCGAGACGCTGCGGCCGGATATCCTGCAATTGCACGGCAAGGAGACGACGGCACGGCTACGCGACATCAGGCAGAAGTTCGGCTTGCCCCTGATGAAGGCGCTGCCGGTCGAGACGGCTGCCGATCTCGCGCCGCTGCCGGGCTATGCCGGCGTCGCCGACCGTATCCTGTTCGATGCCCGGGCGCCGAAGGGCGCCACGCGGCCCGGTGGTCTCGGCGCGACATTCGATTGGCACGTGCTGGAAAATCTCGATCTCGCTCTGCCGTACATGGTCTCGGGCGGGCTTCACGCCGACAATGTCGCCGAGGCCGTCACCGTCACCCGTGCCGGCGGTGTCGACGTATCGTCAGGCGTCGAGCGCTCGCCCGGCGTGAAGGATCCCGACCTGATCCGCGCCTTCATCCGCGCCGCGCGCGCTGCCGTCTCCACTTCAGCTCTCCCCGTTTACGGGGACAGGTCGACCGCGCAACGCACGGGCGGGTGA
- the trpB gene encoding tryptophan synthase subunit beta yields MNQNLPNSFRTGPDERGHFGIFGGRFVAETLMPLILDLEKAYAEAKADPSFQAEMNAYLKDYVGRPSPLYFAERLTDHFGGAKIYLKREELNHTGSHKVNNVLGQIMVARRMGKKRIIAETGAGQHGVATATLCARFGLECVVYMGAVDVERQQPNVIRMEMLGAKVVPVQSGARTLKDAMNDALRDWVTNVHNTFYCIGTVAGPHPYPMMVRDFQSVIGHETRKQMQEAEGRLPDSLIACIGGGSNAMGLFHPFLDDPSVEIFGVEAAGHGLTQLHAASLAGGRPGVLHGNRTYLLMDEDGQIQEAHSISAGLDYPGIGPEHSWLHETGRVKYLSATDEEALAAFQLLSRLEGIIPALESAHAIAKLSELAPARPRDHLMVINLSGRGDKDVPQVGDILKGRKK; encoded by the coding sequence ATGAATCAAAACCTGCCCAATTCCTTCCGCACCGGACCTGACGAGCGCGGACATTTCGGCATTTTCGGCGGACGCTTCGTGGCGGAAACGCTGATGCCGCTGATCCTCGATCTGGAAAAGGCCTACGCGGAGGCCAAGGCCGATCCGTCGTTCCAGGCCGAGATGAACGCCTATCTGAAGGACTATGTCGGCCGGCCCTCGCCGCTCTATTTCGCCGAGCGGCTCACCGATCATTTTGGCGGCGCCAAGATCTATCTGAAGCGCGAGGAGCTCAATCACACCGGCTCGCACAAGGTGAACAATGTGCTCGGCCAGATCATGGTCGCGCGCCGCATGGGCAAGAAGCGCATCATCGCCGAGACCGGTGCCGGCCAGCATGGCGTGGCGACGGCGACGCTGTGCGCCCGTTTCGGGCTCGAATGCGTGGTCTACATGGGCGCGGTCGACGTCGAGCGCCAGCAGCCGAACGTGATCCGCATGGAGATGCTCGGCGCCAAGGTCGTCCCGGTGCAGTCGGGCGCGCGCACGCTGAAGGACGCGATGAACGACGCGCTGCGCGACTGGGTGACCAACGTGCACAACACGTTCTATTGCATCGGCACGGTCGCAGGCCCGCATCCCTATCCGATGATGGTGCGCGACTTCCAGTCGGTCATCGGCCACGAGACGCGCAAGCAGATGCAGGAGGCCGAAGGCCGCCTGCCGGATTCGCTGATCGCCTGCATTGGCGGCGGCTCCAATGCGATGGGCCTGTTCCACCCGTTCCTCGACGACCCCTCGGTCGAGATCTTCGGCGTCGAGGCCGCCGGTCACGGGCTGACGCAATTGCATGCCGCCTCGCTGGCCGGCGGCCGCCCCGGCGTGCTGCACGGTAACCGCACCTATCTCCTGATGGACGAGGACGGCCAGATCCAGGAAGCGCATTCGATCTCGGCCGGGCTCGACTATCCCGGCATCGGGCCCGAGCATTCCTGGCTGCATGAGACCGGCCGCGTGAAGTATCTGTCGGCGACCGACGAGGAGGCGCTGGCCGCGTTCCAGTTGCTGTCGCGGCTCGAAGGCATCATCCCCGCGCTGGAATCGGCGCACGCCATCGCGAAACTGTCCGAACTCGCGCCTGCGCGTCCGAGGGATCACCTGATGGTGATCAACCTCTCCGGCCGCGGCGACAAGGACGTGCCGCAGGTCGGCGACATCTTGAAGGGCAGGAAGAAGTGA
- a CDS encoding folylpolyglutamate synthase/dihydrofolate synthase family protein, with translation MLGLMERLDHPERKLPPVIHVAGTNGKGSTIAYLRAILEAAGRRVHVFTSPYLVRINECYRLGAVGGGKLVGDDELRATFEHCEQVNAGNPVTIFEMETAVAFCLFAKHPADVALLEVGLGGRLDSTNVVETPLASVIAPVSMDHMEFLGDTLTSIAGEKAAIIKRKVPVICAEQAPEAMSVIEAQASRMRAPLHAAGQQWHVSIERGRLVFQDERGLMDLAAPKLFGRHQFDNAGLAIATLRAIDAFKLNMAAYEAGVVNAEWPARMQRLVSGMLVSQAPQGSEVWLDGGHNAEGGRVAAAALGDLEERVSRPLVVIAGMMGNKDAGAFLANFAGLTRHIIAIPVPGRDNGMPPERLADAARALGMRVEIAADVEAALQRLAMLAYEVPPRILVTGSLYLAGPVLAANGTPPA, from the coding sequence ATGCTCGGCTTGATGGAGCGGCTCGATCATCCCGAGCGCAAGCTGCCGCCGGTAATCCATGTCGCCGGCACCAATGGCAAGGGATCCACGATCGCTTATTTGCGCGCAATCCTGGAGGCCGCCGGCCGGCGCGTGCACGTCTTCACCTCGCCCTATCTGGTGCGGATCAACGAATGTTACCGGCTGGGTGCGGTCGGCGGCGGCAAGCTCGTCGGTGACGATGAGCTGCGCGCGACATTCGAGCATTGCGAACAGGTCAACGCCGGCAATCCCGTCACCATCTTCGAGATGGAGACTGCGGTCGCGTTCTGCCTGTTCGCAAAGCATCCGGCCGACGTCGCGCTGCTCGAGGTCGGCCTCGGCGGCCGGCTGGATTCGACCAATGTGGTCGAGACGCCGCTCGCCTCTGTCATCGCGCCGGTCAGCATGGACCATATGGAATTCCTCGGCGACACGCTGACCTCGATCGCCGGCGAGAAGGCCGCGATCATCAAGCGCAAGGTGCCGGTGATCTGCGCCGAGCAGGCGCCCGAGGCGATGTCCGTGATCGAGGCACAGGCGAGCCGCATGCGCGCGCCGCTGCACGCGGCGGGGCAGCAATGGCATGTCAGCATCGAGCGGGGCCGGCTGGTCTTCCAGGACGAGCGCGGATTGATGGATCTCGCAGCGCCAAAACTGTTCGGCCGTCACCAGTTCGACAATGCCGGCCTTGCGATCGCAACACTGCGCGCGATCGATGCGTTCAAGCTCAACATGGCCGCCTATGAGGCCGGCGTCGTCAATGCCGAATGGCCGGCACGAATGCAGCGACTGGTCTCCGGCATGCTCGTCAGCCAGGCGCCGCAAGGCAGCGAGGTCTGGCTCGACGGCGGGCACAATGCCGAAGGCGGCCGCGTCGCGGCCGCAGCCCTCGGCGATCTCGAGGAGCGCGTATCGCGGCCGCTCGTCGTCATCGCCGGCATGATGGGCAACAAGGACGCCGGCGCCTTCCTCGCCAATTTCGCCGGCTTGACGCGCCACATCATCGCCATCCCGGTGCCCGGGCGCGACAACGGCATGCCGCCCGAGCGGCTGGCCGACGCGGCGCGCGCGCTCGGCATGCGCGTCGAGATCGCAGCAGACGTAGAGGCTGCGCTGCAGCGTCTCGCCATGCTGGCCTATGAGGTGCCGCCGCGCATCCTGGTCACCGGCTCGCTCTATCTCGCCGGCCCCGTGCTTGCCGCCAACGGTACGCCTCCCGCATGA
- a CDS encoding LapA family protein, protein MRKFFTALVVIPLGLIFIIFAVANRHWVTVSFDPFNSVTPTIAVKLPLFVVIIASAILGVIAGGIATWFRQGRWRRAARQHEADARRARAELTDLRAAAARGDAPRLPAPGQTGFYGSAGRDKQGATL, encoded by the coding sequence ATGCGAAAGTTCTTCACGGCATTGGTCGTCATCCCGCTGGGGCTGATCTTCATCATCTTCGCGGTCGCAAACCGTCACTGGGTGACGGTGTCGTTTGATCCCTTCAATTCCGTCACACCGACGATCGCAGTCAAGCTGCCGCTGTTCGTCGTGATCATCGCGTCGGCGATCCTGGGCGTGATCGCGGGCGGCATCGCGACCTGGTTCCGGCAGGGGCGCTGGCGCCGCGCCGCCCGGCAGCACGAGGCCGATGCCCGCCGGGCGCGCGCCGAGCTCACCGATCTCAGGGCTGCCGCGGCCCGGGGCGATGCGCCACGGCTGCCCGCACCGGGCCAAACCGGCTTTTACGGCTCCGCCGGGCGAGACAAGCAGGGCGCGACGTTGTAG
- the trxA gene encoding thioredoxin, producing MAVGKVSDADFEAEVLKATGPVVVDFWAEWCGPCRMIAPALDEISGAMGDKVKIVKLNVDESPKTASKYGVMSIPTLMIFKGGEMASRQVGAAPKAKLQQWISAAV from the coding sequence ATGGCCGTTGGCAAGGTTTCTGACGCCGATTTCGAAGCCGAAGTGCTCAAGGCGACCGGGCCGGTGGTCGTCGACTTCTGGGCCGAGTGGTGCGGTCCCTGCCGCATGATCGCGCCCGCCCTTGACGAGATTTCTGGCGCAATGGGCGACAAGGTCAAGATCGTGAAGCTCAACGTCGATGAGAGCCCGAAGACCGCGTCGAAGTATGGTGTGATGTCGATCCCGACCCTGATGATCTTCAAGGGCGGAGAGATGGCGTCGCGTCAGGTCGGCGCCGCGCCGAAGGCGAAGTTGCAGCAGTGGATTTCCGCTGCGGTCTGA
- the trpA gene encoding tryptophan synthase subunit alpha codes for MTTRIDAKFADLRKQGRSAFVTFVMAGDPDAKTSLDIVKALPKAGADIIEIGMPFTDPMADGPSIQAAGLRALKGGMTLRKTLEMVRGFRKDDNATPLVLMGYYNPIYIYGVDTFLADAKAAGVDGLIIVDLPPEEDTELCIPAMQAGLNFIRLATPTSDDKRLPAVLANTSGFVYYVSITGITGSAAADSKAVAEAVARIKRHTELPVCVGFGIRTPETARAIAESAHGAVVGTAIVDAVRGSLDAEGRATPKTVTAVADLVSALAQGVRGARQAAE; via the coding sequence GTGACCACCCGTATCGACGCCAAGTTCGCCGACCTCAGGAAGCAGGGCCGCTCTGCCTTCGTCACCTTCGTGATGGCCGGCGACCCCGACGCAAAAACTTCGCTCGACATCGTCAAGGCGCTGCCGAAGGCCGGCGCCGACATTATCGAGATTGGCATGCCCTTCACCGATCCGATGGCCGACGGCCCGTCGATCCAGGCCGCCGGCCTGCGCGCGCTCAAGGGCGGCATGACGCTGAGGAAGACGCTGGAGATGGTCCGCGGTTTCCGCAAGGACGACAACGCCACGCCGCTCGTGCTGATGGGCTACTACAATCCGATCTACATTTACGGCGTCGACACGTTCCTGGCCGACGCCAAGGCCGCCGGCGTCGATGGCCTGATCATCGTCGACCTGCCGCCGGAGGAAGACACCGAGCTCTGCATCCCGGCCATGCAGGCCGGACTGAACTTCATCCGGCTGGCGACGCCGACCAGCGACGACAAGCGGCTGCCGGCGGTGCTCGCCAACACTTCGGGCTTTGTCTACTACGTCTCGATCACCGGCATCACTGGCAGCGCGGCCGCCGATTCGAAGGCGGTTGCAGAAGCCGTCGCCCGCATCAAGCGGCACACCGAGCTGCCGGTCTGCGTCGGCTTCGGCATCCGTACCCCGGAGACGGCGCGCGCGATTGCCGAAAGCGCCCATGGCGCCGTGGTCGGCACCGCGATCGTCGATGCCGTGCGCGGCAGCCTCGATGCCGAGGGCCGCGCGACGCCGAAGACCGTCACCGCCGTGGCCGACCTCGTGTCGGCGCTGGCCCAGGGGGTCCGCGGCGCCCGGCAGGCCGCTGAATAA
- the sppA gene encoding signal peptide peptidase SppA, which produces MSLDSDVIVDRRRIRRKLTFWRVTAAVVAIAAIIGVGLFATGGRDLLETKGAIARVNIEGLIRSDQQRAEALERLEKSSYAAVVVHINSPGGTTAGSEQLYDSLTQLKTKKPLVVVVEGLAASGGYITAMAADHIVAQQTSLVGSIGVLFQFPNVSELLKTVGVKVEEIKSSPLKAAPNGLEPTSPEARAAIDALVKDSYAWFRGLVKERRGMDDALLEKVADGRVFTGRQALDLKLIDQLGDEKTAIAWLVAEKKIKSGLPVRDYRLNPRFGDLTFLRTAASMTLDALGLGAIARRIEQGGMVQAVDRFGLDGMLALWTPAGTN; this is translated from the coding sequence ATGTCGCTGGATTCAGACGTGATCGTCGATCGCCGCCGCATCAGGCGCAAGCTGACCTTCTGGCGCGTCACCGCCGCCGTCGTGGCGATTGCGGCGATCATCGGCGTCGGCCTGTTCGCGACCGGCGGGCGCGACCTGCTCGAGACGAAGGGTGCGATCGCACGCGTCAATATCGAGGGGTTGATCCGCAGCGACCAGCAGCGCGCCGAGGCGCTGGAGCGGCTCGAGAAATCGAGCTATGCGGCGGTGGTCGTGCACATCAATTCGCCCGGCGGCACCACCGCGGGCTCCGAGCAGCTCTATGACTCGCTGACGCAGCTGAAGACGAAGAAGCCGCTCGTCGTCGTCGTCGAGGGGCTGGCCGCGTCGGGCGGCTACATCACCGCGATGGCGGCCGATCACATTGTCGCCCAGCAGACGTCGCTGGTCGGTTCGATTGGAGTGCTCTTCCAGTTTCCGAACGTTTCAGAACTTCTCAAGACCGTGGGCGTGAAGGTCGAGGAGATCAAGTCTTCGCCGTTGAAGGCGGCGCCGAACGGCCTTGAGCCGACCAGTCCCGAAGCGCGCGCCGCGATCGACGCGCTGGTGAAGGATTCTTATGCATGGTTCCGTGGATTGGTGAAGGAGCGGCGCGGCATGGATGATGCCCTGCTGGAGAAGGTCGCGGATGGACGCGTCTTCACCGGCAGGCAGGCGCTTGATCTCAAGCTGATCGATCAGCTTGGCGATGAGAAAACCGCGATCGCATGGCTCGTCGCGGAAAAGAAGATCAAAAGCGGCCTTCCGGTGCGCGACTACAGGCTCAATCCCCGCTTCGGGGATCTGACATTCCTGCGCACCGCAGCATCCATGACGCTCGACGCGCTCGGTCTGGGCGCCATCGCGCGGCGGATTGAGCAGGGCGGGATGGTGCAGGCGGTCGACAGGTTCGGGCTGGACGGCATGCTGGCCTTGTGGACCCCGGCCGGAACCAACTGA
- the accD gene encoding acetyl-CoA carboxylase, carboxyltransferase subunit beta, whose protein sequence is MNWLTNVVRPKIRNILRRETPENLWIKCPDSGQLVFYKDVEANQFVIPGSNYHMRMGAVARLKSIFDNETWFDVALPEVTADPLKFRDERKYVDRIKDARTKTGLNDAIKVGYGKLEGAGVVVAVQDFDFMGGSLGMAAGEAMVRGLELAVEKKSPFIVFAASGGARMQEGILSLMQMPRTTVGVQMLREARQPYIVVLTNPTTGGVTASYAMLGDIHIAEPGALIGFAGARVIEQTIREKLPEGFQRAEYLREHGMVDMVVHRHDMKATLARLCRLLTKSPALETTSKPAAAVTTPAQIVTAPETVPAAPHA, encoded by the coding sequence ATGAATTGGCTCACCAACGTCGTCCGGCCGAAGATCCGCAACATCCTGCGCCGTGAGACGCCGGAAAATCTCTGGATCAAGTGCCCGGATTCCGGGCAGCTCGTGTTCTACAAGGACGTCGAGGCCAACCAGTTCGTGATCCCCGGCTCCAACTACCACATGCGCATGGGCGCGGTGGCGCGGCTGAAGTCGATCTTCGACAACGAGACCTGGTTCGACGTCGCGCTGCCCGAGGTCACCGCCGATCCGCTCAAGTTCCGCGACGAGCGCAAATATGTCGACCGCATCAAGGATGCCCGCACCAAGACCGGCCTGAACGACGCGATCAAGGTCGGCTACGGCAAGCTCGAGGGCGCCGGTGTCGTCGTCGCCGTGCAGGATTTCGATTTCATGGGCGGTTCGCTCGGCATGGCTGCCGGTGAAGCGATGGTGCGCGGGCTTGAGCTCGCGGTCGAGAAGAAGTCGCCCTTCATCGTGTTCGCCGCGAGCGGCGGCGCGCGAATGCAGGAAGGCATCCTGTCGCTGATGCAGATGCCGCGCACCACGGTCGGCGTGCAGATGCTGCGTGAGGCGCGGCAGCCCTACATCGTCGTGCTGACCAACCCGACCACCGGCGGCGTCACCGCCTCCTATGCGATGCTCGGCGACATCCACATCGCCGAGCCCGGCGCGCTGATCGGCTTCGCCGGCGCCCGCGTGATCGAGCAGACCATCCGCGAGAAGCTCCCCGAGGGATTCCAGCGTGCCGAATATCTGCGTGAGCATGGCATGGTCGACATGGTCGTGCACCGCCACGACATGAAGGCAACGCTGGCGCGGCTGTGCCGCCTGCTGACGAAGTCGCCGGCGCTCGAAACCACGTCGAAACCCGCGGCCGCCGTCACGACGCCGGCCCAGATCGTCACGGCCCCGGAGACGGTGCCGGCCGCGCCGCACGCGTGA
- the addA gene encoding double-strand break repair helicase AddA, protein MVKAPRPIPSAVRDAQARASDPKASTFVSANAGSGKTHVLVQRVIRLLLDGVPPEKILCITFTKAAAANMAERVFTTLGHWVTLNDTALDAAIREAGIAYPNATLRRDARKLFACALETPGGLKVQTIHALCTRLLQQFPFEANVPARFAVLDDRDQNEMMERANLAVFLDASRNPDSPIGRALMTAMASAADVTFKDVVREACLSRDHFMAWTDTAGSAAAAAAQMSVALGVSPDDRIEDIEREIVDGPYLRRAGWEEIAAALDTSSKSDQDQAARLREALVFTGAAQVDAYLAVFLTDADRTPRKSVVTKKFCDNNPAIGRLFEAEIRRVLPLVERRRAVVARDRTEALIHIATAAAAHYRREKLERGLLDYDDLIDKTLEMLDRVSSGWVHYKLDRGVDHVLIDEAQDTSPRQWDIVAHIISEFTSGAGARDGLVRTVFAVGDEKQSIFSFQGAAPREFDLRRRELKRRFEDAGLKFDPVSFTYSFRSGPTILHSVDHVFREQEIYRSIHAVENGYPIHNAMADAGPSLIELWDLAQADDRQDIEGWRAPFDGVSVTSPEVKLARRIQAEIKRLVASGTMTGSAGARRPLRYGDMLILVRRRGNAFDAVIQALKHAGIPVAGADRLKLTEHIAIIDLMNLADALLLPQDDLALAVALKSPLFGLTDDDLFKLAWQRRGSLREALAVQAPTDDRFAAVLRRLEQCERRFANETPFAFYAWLLGGDGGRARILRRLGHEANDALDEFLELALSYERKAPASLQGFVAWLRAADTEVKRDMEISRDEVRVMTVHGAKGLESSVVFLVDTTTSPSDTQRLRLIHLPQGNAAPHAPGVVVWAGKKAEDPPGVADARKAMLGDTEDEYRRLLYVAMTRAADRLVVGGCMPGNMNTVRKSSWYDLITKGLANSGLKLEELETPAGKIRRYSRPEDGAEATGAAASTAVVPIVLPPWLRAPAAPEASAAGLLRPSDPADGDGHHVRTGESVVARARALQRGTLVHRLLQSLPDVSVERRRDAALAYLARNADGWSEGERTALARQVLALIADPRFAAVFAPGSRAEVSIVGRLDRPGQSKGLVSGQIDRLVVTPKEVLIVDFKTNHAPPKTAAEAPRGYVRQLALYRAVLAKLYPPLPVRAALLWTEVPEIMELSASALDAGLA, encoded by the coding sequence ATGGTGAAGGCACCGCGTCCCATCCCATCAGCGGTGCGCGACGCGCAGGCGCGCGCCTCCGATCCGAAGGCATCGACCTTTGTGTCGGCGAATGCCGGCTCGGGCAAGACGCACGTCCTTGTCCAGCGGGTGATCCGCCTGCTGCTCGACGGTGTGCCGCCGGAAAAGATCCTCTGCATCACCTTCACCAAGGCCGCCGCCGCCAACATGGCCGAGCGGGTGTTCACGACGCTCGGCCACTGGGTGACGCTGAACGACACCGCGCTCGATGCCGCGATCCGCGAGGCTGGCATCGCCTACCCGAATGCAACGCTGCGGCGCGATGCGCGAAAGCTCTTTGCCTGCGCGCTGGAGACGCCCGGCGGCTTGAAGGTGCAGACCATCCACGCGCTGTGCACCCGGCTGCTGCAGCAGTTTCCGTTCGAGGCCAACGTGCCGGCGCGCTTTGCCGTGCTCGACGACCGCGACCAGAACGAGATGATGGAACGTGCCAATCTCGCGGTGTTCCTGGACGCCTCGCGCAATCCCGACAGTCCGATCGGTCGTGCGCTGATGACGGCGATGGCGAGCGCCGCCGACGTCACCTTCAAGGACGTGGTCCGCGAGGCCTGCCTCAGCCGCGACCACTTCATGGCCTGGACCGACACCGCCGGCAGCGCCGCGGCGGCGGCCGCACAGATGTCCGTCGCGCTCGGCGTGTCCCCTGACGACCGCATCGAGGATATCGAGCGCGAGATCGTCGATGGGCCCTATCTCAGGCGCGCCGGATGGGAAGAGATCGCGGCCGCGCTCGACACCAGCAGCAAGTCCGACCAGGACCAGGCGGCACGGCTGCGCGAAGCGCTGGTGTTTACCGGCGCCGCGCAGGTCGACGCGTATCTTGCGGTGTTCCTGACCGATGCCGACCGCACGCCGCGCAAATCGGTGGTGACGAAGAAGTTCTGTGACAACAATCCCGCGATCGGCCGGCTGTTCGAGGCCGAGATCCGCCGCGTGCTGCCGCTGGTCGAACGGCGCCGCGCCGTGGTCGCGCGCGACCGCACCGAGGCGCTGATCCATATCGCGACCGCGGCGGCGGCGCACTACCGCCGCGAAAAGCTGGAACGCGGCCTGCTCGACTATGACGACCTGATCGACAAGACGCTGGAGATGCTCGACCGCGTCTCCTCCGGCTGGGTGCACTACAAGCTCGACCGCGGCGTCGATCACGTGCTGATCGACGAGGCGCAGGACACCAGCCCGCGGCAGTGGGACATCGTCGCCCATATCATCTCGGAATTCACCTCAGGCGCCGGCGCGCGCGACGGCCTGGTGCGCACCGTGTTCGCGGTCGGCGACGAGAAACAGTCGATCTTCTCCTTCCAGGGCGCAGCACCGCGCGAGTTCGACCTGCGCCGCCGCGAGCTGAAGCGGCGGTTCGAGGATGCCGGGCTGAAATTCGATCCGGTGTCGTTCACCTACTCGTTCCGCTCAGGCCCGACGATCCTGCATTCCGTCGACCACGTGTTTCGCGAGCAGGAGATCTATCGCAGCATCCACGCGGTCGAGAACGGCTATCCGATCCACAACGCGATGGCCGACGCCGGCCCGAGCCTGATCGAGCTCTGGGATCTCGCGCAAGCCGATGACCGGCAGGACATCGAAGGCTGGCGCGCGCCGTTCGACGGCGTATCGGTGACCAGCCCCGAGGTGAAGCTCGCGCGGCGAATCCAGGCCGAGATCAAGCGCCTCGTCGCCAGCGGCACCATGACCGGCAGCGCCGGCGCGCGCCGTCCGTTGCGTTACGGCGATATGCTGATCCTGGTGCGCCGCCGCGGCAACGCCTTCGATGCGGTGATCCAGGCGCTGAAGCACGCCGGCATCCCGGTCGCCGGTGCCGACCGGCTGAAGCTGACCGAGCACATCGCGATCATCGACCTGATGAACCTTGCCGACGCGCTCCTGCTGCCGCAGGACGATCTTGCGCTCGCGGTGGCGTTGAAGAGCCCGCTATTTGGTCTCACCGATGACGATCTGTTCAAGCTGGCATGGCAGCGCCGTGGATCGCTGCGCGAAGCGCTCGCCGTGCAGGCGCCGACCGACGATCGATTTGCTGCCGTGCTCCGTCGCCTCGAGCAATGCGAGCGCCGCTTTGCCAATGAAACTCCGTTCGCCTTCTACGCCTGGCTTCTCGGCGGCGACGGCGGGCGGGCCCGCATCCTGCGCCGGCTTGGCCACGAGGCCAACGACGCGCTCGACGAATTTCTCGAGCTCGCGCTGAGCTATGAGCGCAAGGCTCCGGCCTCGCTGCAGGGCTTCGTGGCGTGGCTGCGCGCGGCCGATACCGAGGTGAAGCGCGACATGGAGATTTCGCGCGACGAGGTCCGCGTGATGACCGTGCACGGCGCCAAGGGCCTGGAATCCTCAGTCGTCTTCCTCGTGGACACCACGACCTCGCCGTCCGACACGCAGCGCCTGCGGCTGATCCATCTGCCGCAGGGCAACGCCGCGCCGCATGCGCCCGGTGTCGTGGTGTGGGCGGGCAAGAAGGCGGAAGATCCGCCCGGGGTCGCCGACGCGCGCAAGGCGATGCTCGGCGACACCGAAGACGAATATCGCCGCCTGCTCTATGTCGCGATGACGCGCGCCGCGGATCGCTTGGTCGTCGGCGGCTGCATGCCCGGCAATATGAACACGGTGCGGAAGTCCTCCTGGTACGACCTGATCACCAAGGGGCTGGCCAATTCCGGGCTCAAGCTGGAAGAGCTCGAGACGCCGGCCGGCAAGATCAGGCGCTATTCGCGGCCGGAGGACGGCGCTGAGGCCACCGGCGCGGCTGCGTCAACGGCAGTGGTACCGATTGTGCTACCGCCATGGCTGCGCGCCCCCGCCGCGCCTGAAGCGTCTGCGGCCGGCCTGCTGCGCCCTTCCGACCCCGCCGACGGCGACGGCCACCATGTGCGGACCGGCGAATCGGTGGTGGCGCGCGCCCGTGCCCTGCAGCGCGGCACGCTGGTGCACCGCCTGCTGCAGTCGCTGCCGGACGTCTCCGTCGAGCGGCGCCGCGACGCCGCGCTGGCCTATCTCGCGCGCAATGCCGATGGCTGGAGCGAGGGCGAGCGCACGGCGCTCGCAAGGCAGGTGCTTGCCCTGATCGCGGATCCACGCTTCGCGGCAGTGTTCGCCCCCGGCAGCCGCGCCGAGGTCTCGATCGTCGGGCGGCTGGACCGGCCGGGTCAGTCGAAGGGGCTCGTCTCAGGTCAGATCGACCGGCTGGTGGTGACCCCGAAGGAAGTCCTGATCGTCGATTTCAAGACCAACCACGCCCCGCCCAAGACCGCCGCCGAGGCACCAAGGGGCTATGTCAGGCAGCTCGCGCTGTACCGCGCGGTGCTTGCCAAGCTTTATCCCCCGCTCCCTGTCCGCGCCGCCCTGCTCTGGACCGAAGTACCTGAAATCATGGAACTTTCTGCCTCCGCGCTGGACGCTGGGCTGGCATAA
- a CDS encoding integration host factor subunit beta, with translation MIKSELVQRIAEHNPHLYQRDVENIVNAILDEIVAALARGDRVELRGFGAFSVKHRPARAGRNPRTGEHVPVDQKSVPFFKTGKEMRERLNREGVETEAPKVDAPKADA, from the coding sequence ATGATCAAATCCGAACTTGTTCAGCGTATCGCCGAGCACAACCCGCACCTCTATCAGCGGGATGTCGAGAACATTGTGAATGCGATTCTCGATGAGATTGTCGCGGCGCTGGCGCGTGGCGACCGTGTCGAGCTGCGAGGTTTTGGCGCATTCTCCGTGAAGCATCGTCCGGCACGTGCCGGCCGCAATCCTCGCACCGGCGAGCATGTGCCGGTCGATCAGAAAAGCGTGCCGTTCTTCAAGACCGGCAAGGAGATGCGCGAGCGTCTCAATCGCGAGGGCGTCGAAACGGAAGCTCCCAAGGTCGACGCACCAAAGGCTGACGCGTAA